A window of Pirellulales bacterium genomic DNA:
TTGCAACGCTGGGTCCGCGAAGGTGGAAATCAAGCAGCGGCGGAAACGCTGGCCCAGCGTGCCGCGCAGGCGTATGAATCGTTCAATCAAAGGTTTTGGCTCGCCGATGGCGGATATCTGTACGACGTTGTCGACGGCGAAAACGGAAATGATGCCGCCTTCCGCCCCAATCAAGTGTTCGCCATTTCGCTCGATCATCCGGTGCTGGATCAATCGCGGTGGAAATCGGTCATCGAGCAGGTTACCCAGCGATTGTTAACCCCTGTGGGGTTAAGATCGCTGGCGCCCGGTCATCCGGATTATAAGGCCAAGTACGATGGCGATTTACGATCACGCGACGCCGCTTACCACCAGGGAACCGTTTGGGCCTGGTTGATTGGTCCGTACATTGACGCCTGGTTGCGAGTTTACCCCAGCGAATTGAGCCAGGCCCGCAAACTGCTGGCGGCTTTCGAAAACCATCTGAACGAAGCGTGCCTGGGATCCATCAGCGAGATTTTTGACGCTGAGGCTCCCTTTCAAGCTCGCGGCTGTATCGCCCAGGCGTGGAGCGTGGCAGAAGTTTTTCGGAGTTGGGTTAAAACCATGCCGCCGCGCAAGACCGGGCTTACTCAATGAAGCAACATGAAAAGTGCACGTGCCTTCCCGCACTAATATCTGTCCCCAATGACGGTATTTCTTTCCGTATTTTTCAGAAATTTTGGCGACGGACTATTGCGAGTCAGCTTCGCCGCTGAGTTTTTTTCGCAGCGTGGCGCGATGAATTCCCAGCAGAACCGCCGCCTGAGCGCGATTGCCGCCGGTCGAGGTAATGACGGCTTGAAATAGTCCCGGCTCTGTGATCTCTAAAAACCGCTGATATAAATCATCCTGCGGGCGGCCCGAACCAAGCTGATCTTGCGCCCAGGCTGCCGCCGCAGTTTGGAGCAGTGTTGTGGGGTCGGCTGTCGGCGGACGGTCTAAAAAAGTGGGCGGCGGAAGATGTTCCGGGGCGATGGCGCGGCCCCGGGCCATCAGCGCGCCGTGTTCCACGGCGTTGCGCAATTCGCGGACATTGCCCGGCCAATCGCGGCGGCACAATTCGGCGACGGTTTCGTCCAACAGATGCGGCGGCGATTGATCTGGTTGAGCCCAGCGCCGCAAAAAACGCTCGGCTAGCTGCGGAATTTCCTCACGGCGCTCGCGCAGCGGCGGCAATTGAATTTCAAATACCGCCAGCCGAAAAAATAAATCCTGACGGAACCGGCCTTCCGTGCATTCCTTCCGTAAATCCCGATTGCTCGCCGCTACCACCCGAAAACGGGTGCGACGCGGCCGAGTATCGCCCACAGCCGTCACCTCTTGTTGCTCCAGCACACGCAGCAATTTCACTTGCACGGAGAGGGGAATATCCCCCGCCTCGTCAAAAAATACGGTTGCCCCGTTGGCTAATTCCAGCAGGCCTTGACGGGCACTGGTGGCCCCTGTGAATGCTCCCCGCACATGGCCAAATAATTCGCTTTCCACCAGCGTTGGGCTGAGGGCCGCTAAATTCACCGGCACCAGCGGTGCAGCGCACCGCTGCGAATGACGATGAATAGCCCGTGCCACCAACTCCTTCCCCGTGCCGCTTTCCCCGCAGATCAGCACAGCCGTATCGGACGGAGCCACCAGCGCGATTCGTTTGAAAACTTCCTGCATCGCTGGGCTGGCGCCAAATAGTT
This region includes:
- a CDS encoding sigma-54 dependent transcriptional regulator, with amino-acid sequence MSNILIVDDEESICWGLSRLLSGEGHTVRVASSAEEALEKVPQAKPDLVVLDVRLPGMDGLSAMGKFRDLAGPVPIVVITAFGSLNTAVAALGEGAFDYLPKPFDLDQAAAVIHRALVSAEVVHATVAAGDNVPETSPAEEELFGASPAMQEVFKRIALVAPSDTAVLICGESGTGKELVARAIHRHSQRCAAPLVPVNLAALSPTLVESELFGHVRGAFTGATSARQGLLELANGATVFFDEAGDIPLSVQVKLLRVLEQQEVTAVGDTRPRRTRFRVVAASNRDLRKECTEGRFRQDLFFRLAVFEIQLPPLRERREEIPQLAERFLRRWAQPDQSPPHLLDETVAELCRRDWPGNVRELRNAVEHGALMARGRAIAPEHLPPPTFLDRPPTADPTTLLQTAAAAWAQDQLGSGRPQDDLYQRFLEITEPGLFQAVITSTGGNRAQAAVLLGIHRATLRKKLSGEADSQ